In the genome of Gallaecimonas xiamenensis 3-C-1, the window CAGTCGACGATGACAGCTTCTTTGATCATGTTCGTTCTCCGTCCTTATTGGCCGTAGTAGGTTTTGCCGTTGGCCGCCATGGTACGCATGGTGTCGGTGACCTGGTAGAGCTCACCCAGGTGAGCGTACTGGTCGGCCAGGGCGACGATCTTGTCGAGACCGACGGTGTCGATGTAACGGAACACACCACCACGGAAGGGAGGGAAGCCCAGGCCATAGACCAGGCCCATGTCGGCTTCGGCCGGGCTGGCAATGATGCCTTCTTCCAGGCAGCGCACGGTTTCGATGATCATCGGCAGCATGGTGCGGTTGATGATTTCGTCCGGGCTGAACTCGCCTTGGGCCTTGACCACGGCCTTGAGCAGCTCGTAGCTCTCGGCGGTGGCTTCTTTCTTGGGCTTGCCGCGCTTGTCTTCGGTGTAGACGTAGAAGCCTTTACCGTTTTTCTGACCGAAACGCTGGTTCTCGAACATCACGTCGATGGCGTCTTTCTCGGTCTTGCTCATGCGGGTCGGGAAGCCTTCGGCCATCACCGCCTGGGCATGGTGACCGGTGTCGATACCCACTACGTCCAAGAGATAAGCCGGGCCCATGGGCCAACCGAACTGCTTCTCCATGACCTTGTCCACGGCCTGGAAGTCGGCGCCGTCACGTACCAGCAGGCTAAAGCCGGCGAAGTAGGGGAACAGCACGCGGTTGACGAAGAAGCCGGGGCAGTCGTTGACCACGATGGGGGATTTACCCATCTTGGCGGCGTAAGCCACTACGGTAGCCACGGTCTCTTCGGAGGTGTTCTCGCCACGGATGACTTCCACCAACGGCATGCGGTGCACCGGGTTGAAGAAGTGCATACCGCAGAAGCGCTCAGGCTTCTTCAGGCTCTTGGCCAGCTGGTTGATGGAAATGGTGGAGGTGTTGGAGGTGATGATGGCGTCTTCGCTCACCACGCCTTCCACCTCGGCCAGCACGCTGGCTTTGACCTTGGGGTTTTCCACAACGGCTTCAACGACGATGTTCACGTCCTTGACGCTGTCGTAGCTCAAGCTGGGGACGATGCTGTTGAGCACGCCGGCCATCTTGGCGCCGTTGATACGGCCGCGCTCGAGCTGCTTGTTCAAAAGCTTGGACGCCTCGGACAGGCCCAGGTGCAGGGCTTTGTCGTTGATGTCCTTCATGATGATGGGGGTACCGGTGGAGGCGGACTGGTAAGCGATACCGCCACCCATGATACCGGCGCCCAGTACGGCGGCCTTGTTCACGGCGTGGGCGGCTTTACCGGCCTTCTTGGCCTTGCCCTTGATGAATTGGTCGTTCAAGAAGATACCGATAAGGGCGGTAGCCACTTCGGTCTTGGCCAGTTTCACAAAGCCTTGGTTCTCGATGGCCAGGGCCTCGTCGCGGCCCATGCGGGCAGCGGCTTCGATACCTTTGACGGCGGTCATGGGGGCTGGGTAGTGCTTGCCAGCCTGGGCTGCCACCATGCCGGTAGCGGTGGAGAAGCTCATGCCCGCTTCCAGCTTGTCCAGCTTCAGGGCAGAGGTCTTGGCGGCGCGGCGGCCTTGCCAGTCCAGTTTGCCGGCAATGGCGCTCTTGGCCATGGCAATGGCGGCGTCGAACAGTTTTTCCGGGGCAACCACGGCGTCTACCAGGCCCAGCTTCAGGGCGGCGTCGGCACGGTTGTCTTTACCGGTGGTGATCAGTTCCATGGCGTTATCGGCACCGATAACGCGGGGCAGGCGCACAGTGCCGCCGAAACCGGGAATAAGGCCCAGCTTCACTTCCGGCAGGCCAATCTTGGCGGTGCTGTCCGCCACGCGCAGGTCGGTGGCCAGGATGCACTCGCAGCCGCCGCCCAGGGCAAAGCCCTTGATGGCAGAAACGCTGGGGAAGGGCAGGTCTTCAAGCTTGCTGAAGATGGCATTGGCCTTCTGTACCCAGGCCAGCAGTTCGGGCTCGGGAAGCTTGAAGGTTTCCAGGAATTCGGTGATGTCGGCGCCGACGATGAAAGTGTCTTTGCCGGAGGCCAGCACCAGGGCTTTAACCCCATTGCTGCCTTGAATGGCGTCCAGGGCCGCGTCCAGCTCGGACAGGGTCTGGCGATCGAATTTGTTTACGGAACCGGGGGCGTCGAAAGTCAGGACGGCGATACCGTCGGACTCCAGCGCCACCTTGAGGTTGTCACCTTGGTAAAGCATTTGGCGTTCTCCCTTTGTGCCTCTAGGCATAGGTGGTCAAACCAGTCAAGGCATGATGGTAGTAATTTGCGCGGAATGCAATAGCCTTTTCAAACATCCGTTTAATGTGGCTGTTTAAGTTGGCGTACGGTCAGCGCCCGGGCCGGGTCGATGGGCTGCCTTGGGTCCCTCCTGCTGGCAATGATAGGATGGCGCTTTATCATTCAGAAATGACGGTGAACAGTATGGAACATCTGGCACGCCTTTACCCCGACCACATTGCCGAGCTGCAAAAGCGCACCAAGGCGGCCCTGGCACGCAGCGGCTACCAGGCCCTGGCCATTCACGCCGGCCAGCAGCTGGGGGTCTTTTTGGATGACAACCATTACCCCTTCAAGCCCAACCCCCACTTCAAGCATTGGCTGCCGGTCATCGACAACCCCCACTGCTGGGTGATCGTCAACGGTGAAGACAAGCCCAAGTTGCTGTTCTTCCGCCCGGTGGATTTCTGGCACAAGGTGGCCGATGCCCCCAGCGAATACTGGAGCGAGCAGTTCGATATCGTGCTGATTGACTCCCCGGCCGCCGCCGCCAAGGCCCTGCCCCAGGACAAGAGCCGGGTAGCCTATATCGGCGAGCACCAGGCCTATGCCGAAAGCCTGGGCTTTAAGGATTTGAACCCCGAGCCGGTACTGAACTACCTCCATTACTACCGGGCCTACAAGACCGAGTGGGAACTGGCTTGCATGCGCAAAGCCAACGCCATCGCCGTCAAGGGCCACCTGGCCGC includes:
- the fadB gene encoding fatty acid oxidation complex subunit alpha FadB, whose protein sequence is MLYQGDNLKVALESDGIAVLTFDAPGSVNKFDRQTLSELDAALDAIQGSNGVKALVLASGKDTFIVGADITEFLETFKLPEPELLAWVQKANAIFSKLEDLPFPSVSAIKGFALGGGCECILATDLRVADSTAKIGLPEVKLGLIPGFGGTVRLPRVIGADNAMELITTGKDNRADAALKLGLVDAVVAPEKLFDAAIAMAKSAIAGKLDWQGRRAAKTSALKLDKLEAGMSFSTATGMVAAQAGKHYPAPMTAVKGIEAAARMGRDEALAIENQGFVKLAKTEVATALIGIFLNDQFIKGKAKKAGKAAHAVNKAAVLGAGIMGGGIAYQSASTGTPIIMKDINDKALHLGLSEASKLLNKQLERGRINGAKMAGVLNSIVPSLSYDSVKDVNIVVEAVVENPKVKASVLAEVEGVVSEDAIITSNTSTISINQLAKSLKKPERFCGMHFFNPVHRMPLVEVIRGENTSEETVATVVAYAAKMGKSPIVVNDCPGFFVNRVLFPYFAGFSLLVRDGADFQAVDKVMEKQFGWPMGPAYLLDVVGIDTGHHAQAVMAEGFPTRMSKTEKDAIDVMFENQRFGQKNGKGFYVYTEDKRGKPKKEATAESYELLKAVVKAQGEFSPDEIINRTMLPMIIETVRCLEEGIIASPAEADMGLVYGLGFPPFRGGVFRYIDTVGLDKIVALADQYAHLGELYQVTDTMRTMAANGKTYYGQ